The Halogeometricum rufum genome has a segment encoding these proteins:
- a CDS encoding PGF-pre-PGF domain-containing protein codes for MTVSNGVRTALRESILILGEESLRWGVVWTRYEREQGGSAVVAGVGEAVTRRASASFVAAALVVSAVAGAAGPGLAAAATGTQSNFSVTNPTGQDLNVSFESTDQLSSFDVVVYRGDSSETVLDRSAFTETSISGGYRYQYTYTTQDEGRYRAELVGESLQDDAFVDVTEPSVTNVQVSDDTDGDGIVASGDTVRVSADVTDATTQVDGVEVDASAFGVGPNVSLSPGGGDTYTGTFDVDATVPADGPQSVTVAASDNQSNTNVTATPTLRLDTTAPVYATTTLDAGGDGTVDAGEQVTVEVDVTDATTAVQSVTADLSAFGAGGSEPLTNASGSSVYDATVTVAEGGTTDGDYPVTVTARDGAANENQTGVGTLTLNTDPNVTAFDADNSSGRSVGLSFDSDESLGDIVVSVSGAQSASVTEANFTESGSGPYSYAGTYDAPTDGTYTFALTTANDSTDKNGAGGESETVVVDTTAPSLGPVSLTDGDGDGDVTDGDSITVEADVTDATTAVQSVTADLSAFDAGSVSLSTTDGTTWNATTTVGASPTEGDRLASLTATDDEGNEVSADTGTLAVDTSGPAVSSPTLRNGSGGVSVVRDGDTVVVSATVTDATGVASVTADASAFGVGTETLTLDGGDTYTASFEVNGTTAAGDGNYSLTVETTDDLGNANAATTNELTQDVNPPTLSGGSLTGADGDGVVADGETVTVELTVTDATTVDSVTANATALGGGSAVDLSRVGGTDAYDGTFAVDAAGVADGVHAVDVRATDSQGKAAETTVGTLTLDTVAPTAAGLAVTDDDGDGFLADGDSLTVAVSPDGTGSDVRSVDADLSAFGAGSVALADVDADGTWDATVTVDAANADADGAHGGSVTVADEAGQTNTTATGALTLDTANPSLSNLAVTDDADGDGVVADGEAVTVSVTATDATAGVTAVTADLSAFGAGTVALADDGGDWSKTVTVDESNAGADGDYAVTVDATDDADNVGSDTSSSLTLDTTGPAVSGATLTDATGDGVLTDGENVTVEATATDANGVAAVTADLSAVGAGTVTLTDRGGGVWNATAEVDASNAGSDGGVAATVEAADDRGTTGSATTGSLTLDTAGPSVSGVTFTDATDGDGVVAPGDQIDVAATVSDPAGVDSVSVDGSAFGAGTAVSLADGDSDGTYTATLTVDFDAAADDGDRSVPVTATDAVANERTVQTGTLTLDTPPTVSNFSVTVGSDSSLDVSFDASETLTDVNVSLTGAANATLDETDFSVTGTTYETSRTVGANGTVTVTLDRLADANGNDGASGQAATVSVNATGESDDGGGGGGRRVVVVPAPDPDPEPAAETNDSEPTANVSVEAADGGRVSVSVDSARPSSLVDLPVNATSESTNVGLDTLSLAARNGTYSVGVTVRDAPNESAAGDEATAANATTKATTANVTPPNDRTVGYLDVSHTVSDHDIDYAVFRFTVSESRLRERNVSPDEVALYRYHDGAWTELNAILVDERGDRYVYNADTPGLSTFAVAPASGGRVAVTGASVDRARLRTDETATVSAEVANDGTRAATGYVTLRRGNVTVETRRVTLGAGDRATEAFAVQFDARGTYELRVDNVTAGTVEVVEPTPTPTATATRTATPTATPTATATRTETGTGVPGFDPVAAVVSLLVVGMLARRRS; via the coding sequence GAACGCGAGCAGGGCGGGTCGGCGGTCGTCGCAGGGGTGGGGGAGGCCGTGACGCGGCGCGCATCGGCGTCGTTCGTCGCCGCCGCACTCGTAGTTTCGGCGGTCGCGGGGGCGGCGGGACCGGGTCTCGCGGCGGCGGCAACCGGCACGCAGTCGAACTTCTCGGTCACGAACCCGACGGGGCAAGACCTGAACGTCTCGTTCGAGTCGACGGACCAGTTGAGTTCCTTCGACGTCGTCGTCTACCGGGGCGACTCCTCGGAAACCGTCCTCGACCGGAGCGCATTCACGGAGACGAGCATCTCGGGCGGCTACCGCTACCAGTACACGTACACGACGCAGGACGAGGGGCGGTACCGCGCCGAACTCGTGGGCGAGTCACTCCAGGACGACGCGTTCGTCGACGTCACCGAACCGTCCGTGACGAACGTGCAGGTGAGCGACGACACCGACGGCGACGGCATCGTGGCGTCGGGCGACACCGTCCGCGTCAGCGCGGACGTGACCGACGCGACGACGCAGGTGGACGGCGTCGAAGTCGACGCCTCGGCGTTCGGCGTCGGCCCCAACGTGTCGCTCTCGCCCGGCGGCGGCGACACGTACACGGGGACGTTCGATGTCGACGCCACCGTCCCGGCCGACGGCCCGCAGAGCGTCACCGTCGCCGCGTCGGACAACCAGAGCAACACCAACGTCACGGCCACGCCGACGCTCCGCCTCGACACGACGGCCCCGGTGTACGCGACGACGACGCTCGACGCCGGCGGCGACGGCACCGTCGACGCCGGCGAACAGGTCACGGTCGAGGTGGACGTGACGGACGCGACGACGGCCGTGCAGTCGGTGACGGCCGACCTCTCGGCGTTCGGGGCGGGCGGTTCGGAACCGCTGACGAACGCGTCCGGGTCGAGCGTCTACGACGCCACGGTCACCGTCGCCGAGGGCGGGACGACGGACGGCGACTACCCCGTCACCGTCACCGCGCGCGACGGCGCGGCGAACGAGAACCAGACGGGCGTGGGGACGCTGACGCTCAACACCGACCCGAACGTGACGGCGTTCGACGCCGACAACTCCTCGGGGCGGTCCGTCGGACTCTCCTTCGACAGCGACGAATCGCTCGGCGACATCGTCGTGAGCGTCTCGGGCGCGCAGTCGGCGTCGGTGACGGAGGCGAACTTCACCGAGTCCGGGAGCGGCCCGTACTCGTACGCCGGGACGTACGACGCGCCGACGGACGGCACGTACACGTTCGCGCTCACGACGGCGAACGACTCGACCGACAAGAACGGCGCGGGCGGCGAGTCCGAGACGGTGGTCGTGGACACGACGGCCCCGAGCCTCGGCCCCGTCTCGCTGACGGACGGCGACGGCGACGGCGACGTGACCGACGGCGACTCGATAACCGTCGAGGCCGACGTGACGGACGCGACGACGGCCGTGCAGTCGGTGACGGCCGACCTCTCGGCGTTCGACGCCGGCAGCGTCTCGCTCTCGACGACCGACGGGACGACGTGGAACGCGACGACCACCGTCGGCGCGTCGCCGACGGAGGGCGACCGACTGGCGTCCCTGACGGCGACCGACGACGAGGGGAACGAGGTGTCGGCGGACACGGGGACGCTCGCCGTCGACACCAGCGGACCAGCCGTCTCCTCGCCGACGCTCCGGAACGGAAGCGGCGGCGTGAGCGTCGTCCGGGACGGCGACACCGTCGTCGTCTCCGCGACGGTGACGGACGCGACGGGCGTCGCCTCGGTGACGGCGGACGCCTCCGCGTTCGGCGTCGGCACGGAGACGCTCACGCTCGACGGCGGCGACACGTACACGGCGTCGTTCGAGGTGAACGGCACCACCGCCGCCGGCGACGGCAACTACAGCCTCACCGTCGAGACGACCGACGACCTCGGGAACGCGAACGCGGCGACGACCAACGAGTTGACGCAGGACGTGAACCCGCCGACGCTCTCCGGCGGGAGTCTCACCGGCGCGGACGGCGACGGCGTCGTCGCCGACGGGGAGACGGTGACCGTCGAACTCACCGTGACCGACGCGACGACGGTCGACTCGGTCACCGCGAACGCGACGGCACTCGGCGGCGGGTCGGCCGTCGACCTCTCGCGGGTCGGCGGGACGGACGCGTACGACGGGACGTTCGCCGTCGACGCGGCGGGCGTCGCCGACGGCGTCCACGCCGTCGACGTGCGGGCGACGGACAGTCAGGGGAAGGCGGCCGAGACGACGGTCGGCACGCTCACGCTGGACACCGTCGCGCCGACCGCCGCGGGCCTCGCCGTCACCGACGACGACGGCGACGGCTTCCTCGCCGACGGGGACTCGCTCACCGTCGCCGTCTCCCCCGACGGCACCGGCAGCGACGTTCGGAGCGTGGACGCCGACCTCTCGGCGTTCGGCGCGGGCAGCGTCGCCCTCGCGGACGTCGACGCCGACGGCACGTGGGACGCGACGGTGACCGTGGACGCGGCGAACGCCGACGCCGACGGCGCGCACGGCGGGTCCGTCACCGTCGCCGACGAGGCGGGCCAGACGAACACGACGGCGACGGGAGCGCTGACGCTCGACACGGCGAACCCGTCGCTCTCGAACCTCGCCGTCACCGACGACGCTGACGGCGACGGCGTCGTCGCCGACGGGGAGGCCGTGACGGTGTCCGTGACCGCGACGGACGCGACGGCCGGCGTGACCGCGGTGACGGCGGACCTCTCGGCGTTCGGCGCGGGGACCGTCGCCCTCGCCGACGACGGCGGCGACTGGTCGAAGACGGTGACGGTGGACGAATCGAACGCGGGCGCGGACGGCGACTACGCGGTCACCGTCGACGCGACGGACGACGCAGACAACGTCGGCAGCGACACGTCGTCGTCGCTGACGCTGGATACGACCGGGCCGGCCGTCTCGGGGGCGACGCTGACCGACGCGACGGGCGACGGCGTCCTCACGGACGGCGAGAACGTCACCGTCGAGGCGACGGCGACGGACGCCAACGGCGTGGCCGCGGTGACGGCGGACCTCTCGGCCGTCGGCGCGGGCACGGTGACGCTGACCGACCGCGGCGGCGGCGTCTGGAACGCGACGGCCGAGGTGGACGCGTCGAACGCGGGGTCGGACGGCGGCGTCGCGGCGACGGTGGAGGCGGCCGACGACCGGGGGACGACCGGCAGTGCGACGACGGGGTCGCTGACGCTGGACACGGCCGGGCCGTCCGTCTCGGGCGTGACGTTCACCGACGCCACCGACGGCGACGGCGTCGTCGCGCCGGGCGACCAGATAGACGTGGCGGCGACGGTGAGCGACCCCGCGGGCGTGGATTCCGTCAGCGTCGACGGGAGCGCGTTCGGCGCGGGAACGGCCGTCTCGCTGGCGGACGGCGACTCCGACGGCACGTACACGGCCACGCTGACGGTGGACTTCGACGCGGCGGCCGACGACGGCGACCGGTCGGTGCCGGTCACGGCGACGGACGCCGTCGCGAACGAGCGAACCGTCCAGACGGGGACGCTGACGCTGGACACGCCGCCGACCGTCTCGAACTTCTCCGTGACGGTCGGGTCCGACTCGTCGCTGGACGTCTCCTTCGACGCCTCGGAGACGCTGACCGACGTGAACGTCTCGCTGACCGGTGCCGCGAACGCGACGCTGGACGAGACGGACTTCTCGGTGACGGGGACGACGTACGAGACGTCGCGGACGGTCGGCGCGAACGGCACCGTGACGGTGACGCTCGACCGACTCGCGGACGCGAACGGGAACGACGGCGCGTCCGGGCAGGCGGCGACCGTCTCCGTGAACGCGACCGGTGAGAGCGACGACGGCGGCGGCGGTGGCGGGCGTCGCGTCGTCGTCGTCCCCGCACCGGACCCCGACCCCGAACCGGCGGCGGAGACGAACGACTCCGAACCGACGGCGAACGTCTCCGTCGAAGCGGCCGACGGGGGACGCGTCTCGGTCAGCGTGGACTCGGCGCGGCCCTCGTCGCTGGTGGACCTCCCGGTGAACGCGACGAGCGAGTCGACGAACGTCGGCCTCGACACCCTCTCGCTCGCCGCGCGTAACGGGACGTACTCGGTGGGCGTGACCGTCCGCGACGCGCCGAACGAGAGCGCCGCGGGCGACGAAGCCACGGCGGCGAACGCGACGACGAAGGCGACGACGGCGAACGTGACGCCGCCGAACGACCGGACGGTCGGCTACCTCGACGTCTCCCACACCGTCTCGGACCACGACATCGACTACGCGGTGTTCCGGTTCACGGTGAGCGAGAGCCGACTCCGCGAGCGGAACGTCTCGCCGGACGAGGTGGCCCTCTACCGCTACCACGACGGCGCGTGGACGGAACTGAACGCCATCCTCGTGGACGAACGCGGCGACCGGTACGTCTACAACGCGGACACGCCCGGACTCTCGACGTTCGCCGTCGCCCCCGCGTCGGGCGGCCGCGTCGCGGTGACGGGCGCGAGCGTCGACCGGGCGCGCCTCCGGACCGACGAGACGGCCACGGTGTCCGCCGAGGTGGCCAACGACGGCACCCGGGCGGCGACGGGGTACGTCACCCTCCGTCGGGGGAACGTGACGGTGGAGACGCGGCGGGTGACGCTCGGCGCGGGAGACCGGGCGACGGAGGCGTTCGCGGTCCAGTTCGACGCGCGCGGGACGTACGAACTCCGCGTCGACAACGTGACGGCGGGCACCGTCGAGGTGGTGGAACCGACGCCGACGCCGACTGCCACGGCGACCCGGACTGCGACGCCAACCGCGACGCCGACGGCCACCGCGACTCGGACCGAGACGGGAACCGGCGTCCCCGGGTTCGACCCCGTCGCGGCCGTCGTGAGCCTCCTCGTCGTCGGGATGCTCGCGCGCCGGCGGTCGTAG